The following proteins are co-located in the Nonlabens ponticola genome:
- a CDS encoding acyl-CoA thioesterase — MQTQYKTPEESRVVLSMLMLPSHANFSGKIHGGHVLSLIDQIAFACASKHSNNYCVTASVDVVDFLAPIEVGEMVTLKATVNYVGNTSMVIGIRVDAEDIKSGTKKHCNSSYVTMVAKDEKGNTVKVPGLKLSTETHVRRFAREIRRKGLKRESAQVMKATNFNADEYVEQLKNHKVELN, encoded by the coding sequence ATGCAAACCCAATACAAAACACCCGAAGAATCCAGAGTTGTCCTATCCATGCTTATGTTGCCATCACACGCCAATTTCTCTGGCAAAATACATGGTGGCCACGTCCTGTCGTTGATAGATCAAATTGCTTTTGCCTGTGCCTCAAAACACAGTAATAACTATTGTGTCACAGCTAGCGTTGACGTGGTGGATTTTTTGGCACCCATAGAAGTTGGCGAGATGGTCACGCTCAAAGCCACGGTAAATTATGTAGGTAACACGTCTATGGTCATAGGTATACGTGTCGATGCAGAAGATATCAAATCGGGAACCAAAAAGCACTGCAACTCTAGCTATGTCACGATGGTCGCTAAAGACGAAAAGGGTAACACGGTCAAAGTTCCAGGCCTTAAACTAAGTACTGAAACACACGTGCGACGCTTTGCCCGCGAGATAAGACGTAAAGGACTCAAGCGAGAATCTGCCCAGGTCATGAAAGCGACTAACTTTAATGCAGATGAATATGTGGAGCAGCTGAAAAATCATAAGGTAGAGCTCAATTAG
- a CDS encoding DUF3307 domain-containing protein, protein MPIAVLIKLIIAHLIGDFFLQTDKSVQKKEAEKLKSVSLYIHVLLHGLLSWIALWNIELWYIALFIMLSHLVVDVAKLYLTNKKNKRWLFLLDQVAHIATLVIAWLWLSNFNIVMPSLSSMHFWAFIAGMLFLTAPVSIALKTFFTRWKLDPRKVGVDSLKNAGKWIGMIERLLVFVFIVAGHFEAVGFLLAAKSVFRFGDLNRESNMKLTEYVLIGTLLSFGIAILTGLAYQSLL, encoded by the coding sequence ATGCCCATAGCAGTTCTAATTAAGCTAATCATCGCGCACCTGATAGGCGATTTTTTCTTACAAACGGACAAAAGTGTCCAAAAAAAAGAAGCTGAAAAGCTTAAGTCCGTGTCCCTATATATCCATGTACTACTGCATGGATTACTTTCATGGATCGCCTTGTGGAATATTGAGCTATGGTACATCGCGCTATTTATCATGCTAAGCCATCTCGTGGTCGATGTAGCGAAGTTGTACCTAACCAACAAGAAAAATAAACGCTGGCTGTTCCTGCTGGATCAAGTAGCGCACATTGCGACACTTGTCATAGCCTGGTTATGGTTATCAAACTTTAATATAGTAATGCCGTCATTGTCATCAATGCACTTTTGGGCATTCATCGCAGGCATGCTATTCCTGACGGCACCTGTAAGCATCGCGCTCAAAACCTTTTTCACTAGATGGAAACTAGATCCACGCAAAGTAGGCGTTGACTCGCTCAAGAATGCGGGAAAGTGGATAGGCATGATTGAGCGATTACTGGTATTTGTATTTATCGTTGCCGGTCATTTTGAGGCGGTAGGATTTTTACTGGCGGCAAAGTCGGTTTTTAGGTTTGGTGATTTGAACCGTGAAAGCAATATGAAGTTGACGGAATATGTATTAATAGGAACATTGCTTAGCTTTGGGATCGCAATTCTCACAGGCCTTGCCTATCAATCGTTGCTATAA
- the carB gene encoding carbamoyl-phosphate synthase large subunit — protein sequence MPKRTDIKSILLIGSGPIIIGQACEFDYAGSQSLRSLREEGIETILINSNPATIMTDPSMADHVYLLPLNTNSLRQILKEHPQIDAVLPTMGGQTALNLCIEAQDKGIWEDHDVDLIGVDIDAINITEDREKFRELMGKIGVGMAPQATANSFLKGKEIAQEFGFPLCIRSSFTLGGAGAAIVHKEEDYDELLRRGLEVSPIHEVMIDKALLGWKEYELELLRDKNDNVVIICTIENMDPMGIHTGDSITVAPAMTLSDRTFQKMRDMAIHMMRSIGEFEGGCNVQFAVSPDENEDIIAIEINPRVSRSSALASKATGYPIAKVATKLALGYSLDELNNQITGNTSALFEPTLDYVIVKIPRWNFDKFEGSDRTLGLQMKAVGEVMGIGRSFQEALHKATQSLEIKRNGLGADGKGYTDYNQVIEKLTNASWDRVFALYDAIAMGISLSRIHEITKIDMWYLNQFNELHELEKEIGKFDVSTLSRKLLLEAKQKGFADRQIAHMLGCLESEVYNKRDEMNINRVYKLVDTCAAEFAADTPYYYSTFEADVQKPDSTRYTHNESIVSDKKKVIVLGSGPNRIGQGIEFDYCCVHGVYAAQECGYEAIMINCNPETVSTDFDTADKLYFEPVFWEHIYDIIRHEKPEGVIVQLGGQTALKLAEKLDRYGIKIIGTSYNALDLAEDRGRFSKLLKEIDIPYPPFDTATTPDEALKVADKLDFPILVRPSYVLGGQGMKIVINKQELEEHVVDILRKIPNNVLLLDHYLDGAIEAEADAICDGENVYIIGIMEHIEPCGVHSGDSNALLPPFTLGDLVMQQIKDHTKKIALSLKTVGLINIQFAIKDNVVYIIEANPRASRTVPFIAKAYGEPYVNYATKVMLGENMVTDFDFKPELKGYAIKQPVFSFNKFPNVDKRLGPEMKSTGESILFIDDLKDDDFYDLYARRRMYLSK from the coding sequence ATGCCTAAAAGAACTGACATCAAATCCATCTTATTAATAGGTAGCGGCCCCATCATCATAGGCCAGGCCTGTGAATTTGACTATGCCGGATCGCAATCGCTGCGCTCGCTGCGTGAGGAAGGCATCGAGACCATCTTGATCAATTCTAATCCAGCCACGATCATGACTGATCCATCGATGGCAGATCATGTGTATTTGTTGCCGCTTAACACCAACTCGCTACGTCAAATACTTAAAGAGCATCCACAAATTGATGCGGTACTGCCTACCATGGGCGGTCAAACGGCATTGAATCTATGTATAGAGGCGCAAGACAAAGGAATCTGGGAAGATCATGATGTTGATTTGATAGGTGTGGACATCGACGCCATCAATATTACAGAGGATCGCGAGAAATTTAGAGAATTGATGGGCAAGATAGGCGTAGGCATGGCGCCGCAGGCGACTGCAAACTCGTTCCTGAAAGGTAAAGAAATTGCTCAGGAATTTGGTTTTCCCTTGTGTATACGCTCATCATTTACATTAGGTGGTGCTGGTGCGGCGATTGTACATAAGGAAGAGGATTATGACGAACTATTAAGACGTGGACTTGAGGTATCGCCTATTCATGAGGTCATGATCGATAAGGCGCTATTGGGTTGGAAAGAATATGAACTAGAATTACTACGTGATAAAAATGATAATGTTGTCATCATTTGTACCATTGAAAATATGGATCCTATGGGAATCCATACGGGTGACTCGATCACGGTCGCACCAGCAATGACACTGTCAGATCGCACCTTCCAAAAAATGCGTGACATGGCGATCCATATGATGCGCAGCATAGGTGAGTTTGAAGGTGGTTGTAATGTACAATTTGCCGTGAGTCCCGATGAGAATGAAGACATTATAGCGATAGAGATCAATCCACGAGTTTCTAGATCGTCGGCACTTGCTAGTAAGGCGACTGGTTATCCTATCGCCAAGGTAGCTACCAAGCTGGCTCTAGGTTACTCACTTGATGAACTAAATAACCAGATTACAGGAAATACAAGTGCTCTTTTTGAACCTACACTGGACTATGTGATTGTTAAAATTCCACGATGGAATTTTGATAAGTTTGAGGGCTCTGACCGTACACTAGGACTGCAGATGAAGGCTGTAGGTGAGGTCATGGGAATAGGTCGTTCTTTCCAGGAGGCGCTGCACAAGGCGACGCAGTCGCTAGAGATTAAGCGCAATGGATTGGGCGCTGATGGTAAAGGATACACTGATTACAATCAGGTGATCGAGAAATTGACAAACGCTAGTTGGGATCGCGTGTTTGCATTGTATGATGCGATTGCGATGGGAATATCGCTATCTAGAATCCATGAGATTACCAAAATCGACATGTGGTATTTGAATCAATTCAATGAGTTACACGAGCTAGAAAAGGAGATAGGTAAGTTTGATGTGAGCACGCTTTCGCGAAAGCTTCTTCTAGAGGCAAAGCAAAAGGGATTTGCAGACCGTCAAATCGCGCATATGTTGGGATGTCTGGAATCAGAGGTTTACAACAAACGAGATGAGATGAACATCAACCGAGTGTACAAACTAGTGGATACCTGTGCTGCCGAATTTGCTGCCGACACGCCATACTACTACAGTACATTTGAAGCAGATGTACAGAAACCTGACAGCACTCGCTACACGCACAACGAGAGTATCGTGAGCGACAAGAAAAAGGTGATTGTTCTAGGTTCTGGACCTAATCGTATAGGTCAAGGAATTGAATTTGACTACTGTTGTGTTCATGGTGTTTATGCCGCGCAGGAATGTGGTTATGAGGCCATTATGATCAATTGTAATCCAGAGACAGTTTCAACCGACTTTGACACCGCAGATAAGCTCTATTTTGAACCCGTTTTCTGGGAGCACATTTATGACATCATACGCCACGAGAAGCCAGAAGGCGTAATCGTACAGTTAGGTGGTCAAACGGCTTTAAAGCTTGCTGAAAAGCTAGATCGATACGGAATCAAAATCATAGGTACAAGCTACAACGCACTAGATCTTGCCGAGGATCGCGGTAGGTTCTCTAAATTGTTGAAAGAAATTGATATACCATATCCACCGTTTGATACGGCAACCACGCCAGATGAAGCCTTAAAAGTGGCGGACAAACTGGACTTCCCAATTTTGGTAAGACCTAGTTATGTATTAGGTGGTCAAGGAATGAAGATCGTTATCAACAAGCAGGAACTGGAAGAGCATGTAGTGGACATCTTGCGTAAGATTCCAAATAATGTATTGCTGCTCGATCATTATCTAGATGGCGCGATAGAAGCAGAAGCTGATGCCATTTGTGATGGTGAAAATGTCTATATCATAGGGATTATGGAACACATCGAGCCTTGTGGTGTGCATTCAGGTGATTCAAATGCGCTGCTACCACCATTTACACTAGGTGATCTAGTAATGCAACAAATTAAGGATCATACTAAGAAAATAGCGTTATCGTTGAAGACTGTTGGTTTGATCAACATCCAGTTTGCCATCAAGGACAATGTGGTTTATATCATTGAGGCAAATCCGCGAGCCTCGAGAACGGTTCCTTTTATTGCTAAAGCTTATGGCGAGCCGTATGTAAATTATGCAACTAAGGTGATGCTAGGAGAAAATATGGTGACTGACTTTGACTTCAAACCAGAACTTAAAGGTTATGCGATTAAGCAACCAGTATTTTCATTCAATAAGTTCCCTAACGTTGATAAACGTCTAGGTCCAGAGATGAAATCCACTGGTGAGAGCATCCTATTCATCGACGATTTGAAAGATGATGACTTCTATGACTTATATGCGAGACGTAGGATGTATTTGAGCAAGTAG
- a CDS encoding 6-phosphogluconate dehydrogenase, with product MKKILGVIIATIVLMAVIWYSFLYFATYSDGSRSGELIKFSHKGFLVKTWEGEISQGISGAQIFQFSVLDEEDEVIEKLQEFQGEYVKLEYEERFGTFFFWGDTKYFITGVELEESPHFRR from the coding sequence ATGAAAAAGATTCTAGGTGTTATTATTGCCACTATCGTGCTTATGGCCGTGATCTGGTATAGCTTTCTATACTTTGCCACCTATTCAGATGGGTCGCGCAGCGGCGAGCTGATTAAGTTCTCACACAAGGGCTTCCTGGTAAAAACCTGGGAAGGCGAGATTTCACAAGGAATTTCAGGCGCGCAGATTTTTCAATTCTCAGTTTTGGATGAGGAAGATGAGGTGATTGAAAAACTACAAGAGTTTCAAGGAGAGTATGTCAAGCTGGAATATGAAGAGCGTTTTGGCACCTTTTTCTTCTGGGGTGATACCAAATATTTTATCACCGGTGTTGAATTAGAGGAATCACCGCATTTCAGGCGATAA
- the rmuC gene encoding DNA recombination protein RmuC translates to MTADVFAIVILVAGLMFGAIIGWFIAKTKFSSPLQFLKSEQERLQQAVTESQQVALDRDALRLQQSTLQAEITQKKETLEELRNRFLVLEERNQSLNQEKENLSVQLAQMRTIHEKAEEKYAESQGELEKLNEKFTKEFENLANKILDEKSTKFTTQNKQNIEQILNPLQEKIKSFEKRVEDTHKDTIDRQSSLRQQIIGLKELNEQMSKETSNLTKALKGDSKMRGNWGELVLERVLEKSGLEKGSEYEVQQSVRTDGGKIYYPDVVVYLPGGNKMVIDSKVSLNAYERWVNEDDEQQQNLHLKAHVAALRKHVNDLSDKNYHELYAIESPDFVLLFVPIEPAFAAALHADESLYTDAFEKNIVIVTPTTLLATLRTIDTMWQNEKQQKNALDIAKAAGSLYDKFVGLTDDLIKVGQQMDTVQKTYKSSMNKLSEGSGNLIGRVERLKKLGAKANKSVNEKLVRRAVDNDPDYLELNAGDDE, encoded by the coding sequence ATGACGGCAGACGTTTTTGCAATAGTGATACTCGTGGCAGGTTTGATGTTCGGTGCAATCATAGGATGGTTCATTGCCAAAACTAAATTTTCATCACCACTTCAATTCTTGAAAAGCGAACAAGAGCGCTTGCAACAAGCCGTTACTGAGAGTCAACAAGTGGCACTGGATCGCGATGCTTTGAGACTACAGCAAAGCACCTTACAAGCTGAAATCACACAGAAAAAAGAAACGCTAGAAGAATTGCGCAATAGATTTCTTGTGCTTGAGGAGCGCAATCAATCCCTAAATCAAGAAAAAGAAAACCTCAGCGTACAGCTCGCGCAAATGCGCACCATCCATGAGAAAGCAGAAGAAAAGTATGCAGAATCACAAGGCGAACTAGAGAAACTAAACGAGAAATTCACCAAAGAATTTGAGAACCTAGCGAACAAGATCCTGGATGAAAAAAGCACCAAATTCACCACACAAAATAAACAAAATATAGAGCAGATCTTGAATCCACTACAAGAGAAGATTAAGAGTTTTGAAAAGCGTGTGGAAGACACTCATAAAGATACCATTGATCGTCAAAGCTCGTTGCGCCAGCAAATTATTGGTCTCAAGGAACTCAATGAGCAGATGAGTAAGGAAACCAGCAACTTGACCAAAGCATTGAAAGGTGATTCCAAAATGCGTGGTAATTGGGGTGAATTAGTACTAGAACGCGTACTTGAGAAGTCTGGACTAGAAAAAGGATCAGAATATGAAGTACAACAAAGCGTGCGTACTGATGGAGGTAAAATCTATTATCCTGATGTGGTGGTGTATTTGCCTGGTGGTAATAAAATGGTGATTGACTCAAAGGTGTCACTCAATGCCTATGAACGATGGGTCAATGAAGACGACGAGCAACAACAGAACTTGCACCTCAAGGCTCACGTTGCTGCCTTACGTAAACACGTGAATGATTTATCAGACAAAAACTATCACGAACTCTACGCTATTGAAAGCCCAGATTTTGTACTGCTTTTTGTTCCTATTGAACCAGCTTTTGCAGCAGCACTGCATGCTGATGAATCACTATACACAGATGCGTTTGAGAAGAATATCGTGATTGTGACACCTACTACTCTACTTGCCACGCTGCGTACCATTGATACCATGTGGCAAAATGAGAAGCAACAAAAAAACGCTCTAGACATTGCCAAAGCCGCTGGATCGCTCTATGATAAGTTCGTAGGACTTACAGATGATCTTATCAAAGTAGGCCAGCAAATGGATACGGTTCAAAAAACCTACAAGTCCAGCATGAATAAGCTTAGTGAAGGTTCTGGTAACCTCATAGGTCGTGTAGAACGTTTGAAAAAATTAGGCGCCAAAGCCAACAAATCAGTGAATGAAAAGCTGGTGCGTCGTGCTGTTGATAATGATCCTGATTATCTAGAACTGAATGCTGGTGATGATGAGTAA